DNA from Salmo salar chromosome ssa24, Ssal_v3.1, whole genome shotgun sequence:
GATCAGTCCCACATGAGGCTGTTCACAGCATTGGTCACACAGAGGCAGGGACGGATGCGTGAGAGGTGAGAGTGTATGTGTGACGGGGTGATAGTGTGACGTCACATGGGACTTGGCCGTGTGACTGGGATGACTGTACCTCGTAGCTCTCTCTCACAGCGGATGCATGGCGGGAGGGGTTGAGGCCCTGCAGGGccagcaggtgtaactgaggatACGGGTAGTTTCTGATCTCATggacaacctggagagaacatacagagagataGTAAAGGAGTAATCTGGATACATTCTCCTCCAACTCATCTCTGAGAAAACATCTTTGCATTTCATTCTGCTTCCTGCCTGCCATCCCTGAATCCTGTCTATCCAATGATCTATGGTGTGAATACCAAATCAAACACTCCAGGTGGTTCAGCCAATATGGACACCAGCAGTGGAGATCATGAAATGTCACTTTAAATGGGACTGTCCATTCGGATCATTTAAATTCCATGACAAATATAGTTGTGATGTCCTCACCACTTGGGTGGTGGTGCTGTTCCTGGGGAAGTGATGCATCCTGGGAGAGGTCAGGTAGTGTTGAAAGTGCTGGGGCAGTGGGCGGACGTGGTACTGGTGGGGGGGCAGCCCCGTGTCCACACTCAGGTCCCTGACCAACCACACAGGACaggaggaaagaagagagaagaaccaattaaacactgggtcCATTTCACAGACCCATCAACAATTCAACATTGATTGTCATTGGATTACATCATGCCCGTGGGAGGGGACTCAAATTTGAAATGGAGATTATCCATAGTTCAGGAGTAATGTATTAGACTTAACTATGAAGCCACACTATTGTATGAGCGCAAGCTGGTGTGTTATTTACCAGTCTGTGCCTTCGGCCAGGTAGCGAGGCTGCTGGCCAACAGGCTGTGGGGGGACATGGAGGGCAGGAACAAACTCGTACCCCAGCCGCAGTCTGTGGGGCTGGTGGGGCATTCTCTCTGGGGTGCGTCTGCTGACACAGGACAACCAAAAGTTTCTGTACACATTAAAATTCCCTGTAATCTGTTGTGTGGTTCCACAGATGCCATGGAAATGTGGACTCGACTTAAAAGCACTTTTGAAGTATGAAAACACATGCCAAACTTGGGGGTTAACTACTCCTTTACCAGGGGCACATTATTAAACTGTACAGATTTCGGGGGTTGCATCAAAATATAGCTGTTCGTacaaaacatgacatttctaaAGCTTGTGGAGGTACCCTAGTTATTACGGGAGTGGCGTGCATAGCCAGAAACCAAGTCCCCATACCTTGAAGGTGGCATGATGCGGCGGTTCTGGGCTTCTAGGATCTGCTGTTGGAGGAGGTATTGCTGGTGTAAGGCCTGAGGTAGGAAAGGGGGGACCAAGAGGTCCTGGAACTGGGGTGTGGGGGGTAAGGGGTTGAGGGGCGAGTGGAGCTGGGGAGGATGCTGGTGGCCAGAGGGAGCCAGGTGGGGGTTTATGCCCGACTGGGGCTGACCTGGGTGGGGCATGGGGAAGTCAATGGGCAGCGGGGCATGGGGGCCTAGCTGGAAGTGCCGGCAAGAGGTAGCATGGCTATGCTGCTGCCGGTTAAAGAGGGATCCTGTGGAAACATCAAGAGGGAGTTAGACACCTGAGAGAGAAACGGTAGGTTAGAATTAATTGTGTATGAGAcatggagtgtgtttgtgtgatgtaATTGTGTTTCTGTAGGATGATCTTTACAAAAGCCCTAAATCTTACCTATGGTGAAGAGGTGGGGATAGGGAGATATGGTGAAGCAACACATTCAGTCTGCATGGAAAATGTTAATTTTTCCAAACATGAATGGTCTTTTATGGCATCATGTCACATTTGACCCTCTGTTTGGATTCTCACCTCTGGGCATCTGACTCTTCGGCAATGGGCGCAGCCAggactgtgcatttaaattgtGTATTCAAGTGGATTCCAAATTAGGCTGTGTGTAATATATGAGAACGACCTTGAATCCATTTGATAGAAGTGCACAACTGCTGTCAGAAGTGTTTCTAGATCTACTGTGTGACATTCTGCTGATCAaccacaaaaaaaacagaacatcTGTTCCAAATAGTTTTTTTATTGTAATATAACTGTTTCTCCGTTATAAATCACTGAGGATTTTACCAATGTGATGACATTGCTGTGAGTGAGTCCTTTTTCTGAGAACGTTCTCACCTGTTGAACTGTGGGTAACACAAGACTATATTATATAGTACAacaacactgtgaatgtttatgtTGAGCTCCCGactggcacagcggtctaaagcacttcatctcagtgctagaggcgtcactacagaccctggtttgattccaggctataacacaacctgctgtgattgggagtcccgtagggcggcgcacaattggcccagcgtcgttagggtttggccagggtaggccgtcattgtaaataagaatatgttcttaactgacttgcccagttaaataaaggttaaatgaaaataaGTGTATCACTACCCATGTCTCTATCAGCAAAATGTTAAGGCtttataggcctaggctacataaaGCCTACAACGTATTTGTCTATCTCCAACCAGAAATCAGTATTGATTTACATATTGCGTATATCTTTTTGTatcagtgagacacacagtgctACCCAAAGCTTTCCCATATTTAGATTCCTTGGTTCGGGGGAAATAGCTTGAATGCATTGCATGCCATCTCAGTACTTTTTCCCTCTTCTTAACCACAGCTATTTGGCAGCTGAAGAGAACAGGCTGCTGTTGAGGCtcgagagggagaaccagatgcTACCCCTGAACTACAGTGCACTGTCTCAGTTTTAATACtgtgagatagatagatagatagatagatagatagatagatagatagatagatagatagatagatagatagatagatagatagatagatagatagatagatagatagatagatagatagatagatagatagatagatagatagatagatagatagatagatagagctgACAATTCTAATGGAAATAACATTGATTGTGAAAAGGAATGGCTTTCAATTTACgtgaagtaggcctaggctatattGTGACATTGATGCCAATATGACAAACTATTATATTTGAAAGGGGAGACCACAATTCATAGGACAAGACTTCATAGTCTGTGATATGTTTTCCATGGCGGCAAAATTTAGTTTGGACTCGAGCAGCAAGAGAAGTCATGGAGAAAGACCATCAAACTAAATCTTTCCACTGAGATATATGCAGCCTAGCACCAACATTTTAGGGCTAACCTAAATCTAGTCCTTTGTGTCACCTTTAGTTGCTAGGCTCTTTTCTAATATGAACATACTAAAGTGTTTGTGGAAGAGTGGATAACACATTCAGATGAAAACTGGTGAAACCCCTACAATTGAGAAATAGGCAAATGTCTACATTGCATTTGGATCATTAAGTTGGAGTAGATTTGAAGGTGCAGTGCTACAAAATGCCTAGGAAAATAGTCATGAGTCTAATCTTGGCAACTTTCAGAAACATCTGATTGTGGTGGTGTGTTTTTAAAATATCACATTCAGTTCATAACCAGTCACTAATTAATGAGAATGAGTTAGGCCTATTAAATTAGCATTTGATCCAAGGATCAGAGGCGCACTGCACTTTCAATTGTCTCAGTAGTAGAATCACCATGAATGACAGGGGATAGACTCATTCAGGCCTTGTGATGAGAAATGCAAGGAAATCGTCTATCTTTGTCACAGCGGGAGAGGAGGTGGGTGGGGTGGAGGTGGGCAGGTAGGGACGAGGGGAGGGATAAAGACAACAAAATGGAAATCAGCAAGAAGCACACTGAAGGTTAGGAAAAATACTATATTCTTTATTGGAAAATATTAGTATATGTGGAATTTGTGTTTTGGTTgttgtaataataatataaataccaTGCAACAAAAATAAACAACAGACTGAAGGCAAGGCTCACCATGCTCCATGAAAGGGTTAAAAAGAACAAAAGCAGCATCCAATGAGCAGACGTGGTTGGCTACAGCAAGGTACATCTTTACCACAGAAATATTACATTGGAATTTActattcaatgtaaaaaaaaactaaatcaTATGAATCATAACATGACCATGCATTGAAAGTACTATTACCAGAACAAAGGGTAAAGAGCGACCACAACCAAACAATAAAAGACGTTATTACTCTACTAGAGGATTTATTGTAGCAGTGCAGGATAGGCATCCCTGTGAAATGGATAGCATtttgcactttttttttttgtggatcATTAGGAAGTGATTAACCACCAGTGAGTATCTACTACTTATAGAATTTGTTTTTTGCTCCTTCTCAAGAAGAACAAAGTGTTACACAAATCGAGACGGATATGACAGGTTGTTGGGAACAGGTACAGTGTACCAGTATTTCATCAATTTTGATGTGTTGTCCATTTTTTTCAATCACTCAGATGACCACACTAGGGATAatcctaattgtgtgtgtgtcataataTCAAAAAGTATAGGTTTCACATGTCATGTAAGAATGCCAAAAGGAGTATTTGCTACCATTACTTAGCCACATTTGTACAATGCACTTTCCATGGAGAAAATTTGCCAAATTCTGGTCTTCAGTAAAGCAGTGCAGAAATCGAAACAATTGCAAAATGTATCCACTTTACAGGAATTTACAGCATGTTGTATATCAAGACTGGATGGGCGGTACACAATTACATTTATTTGATTCTCTAAAAGAGCTAAAAATGGGTTAACAATACAGCTACTTCACAGAAAAAGACAACAGGTgttagcaatttttttttttttcacaacAATGAATTGTGGGTGAATGGTACATTCTTGGGGGCGTTTAAACAAAAATAATAGCAATGTCTTCTGATGGAAATAGGAAATGAAGAGGGGATTCACAATACAGCTAAATACAGAGAACAGGCCACGCCACACCACACAGCAGCAGATGATCATTAGCTACAGAATGGGGGGGACGACAAAGATCTGATAAATGCAGAATGTAGAGCCAGCCTCGATACTATGAAACAGGAAATAAGAACAGAAATAAAAGCACAATGTGAAATCATTGATGCCAGTGTATGAATTTAGTTTATACGCTACACTGTAGCCTAAATGGTTTATGAAACGGTATGTTTTGTTATTGAATAAACGGGAAATGACTTATGCAAAAATCACCTGGTGGATAGCTTGTTTTAAATATTGGAAAAACAACCTACCTAGCTACGACGTGTTTAAAGAGCTTCCTTAAATTTGAAATATGTCAATTTTGCCTGTTTGTAAACTACTATAGTTGTGATATACAATTGTATAGATTACCGTAGCTAATTGAATTTGTCGCAAAACCCTCTCGGCAAGCAGTAAAGATGATCTCCAAATGACATCATCCTGGGATTAAATAGGTTATCCAGTAACCTAACCTGCAGAGAacgcgctagctagctaaccttcaAACATGTTTCACGCATTACTCTCTGTGGTCTGACATTACACCACTGCCATTAATGTTAATTGGTCAAGTATTTCTTAAAATGGAACTGACTAGCTAGCTACAATATATAATGTCCAAAAATAGCGAAACGTTTAGCTAGCATTAGCTAAATAGCATTGGTCAATgcgctaactagctacagtagttagctgtCAACAGCTAGCGTTATCTACATCTCAATTTGAGaagaaacaaaatatatataggCAAATAGGAACAGACCCATACTACCAAGATGTATTGTATGGTCTTGAAATTGTTAATAAAATGTAACGCTGGTCAACAACACGTTGGAATGGATTCTAAAGAGATTTGCGAGCAGCTCCAGTGGTATTAAGATGAACATAGCACATGACATGTAAGTGTTAAAGATTAATAAATATAAATACCTCTATTTCTCACTGAGCCAAATACAGGAAGAACCAGATATCCGACATGCACTAAAACCATCCTTGGATCCTTTTCTTGCCGCTGGGTTTTTGAGAGACAAATAGCCCATGCGGATGATCCGTTTCAATCTTTCTACATTCAAGCGGATCTAGCAAGCACTGTGCTGGCAGGCAGCTGCTTCGGTGACAAAGCGTCGATGGCTCGGTGTTTTCTGAAGGAACATTTAGGAAATGTAAAGTACCACAAATAGCCACTAGGTTGCGCCATAACCCCTGTAGAATGTTTTTTTCAGCCAGAGTAATTCATAGATAAGTGGACTCCCCTGCAGTAGATGGCAGTAATGCTTTGAAATGACAGCCTGTCATCACGGATGacataaaaagaagaagaaggggTTCGTTTTCGGCCATTCGCACACCCTCCAAGTACAGCTAGCTGGTCTTTGCAGGTGGTGGAGGACAAGTCACATTCGAAATGTTATCTGTGCGAGTTGCAGCGGCTCTGGCCAGGAGCCTGCCCAGACGGGCTGGATTTGTGAGTATTGCATTGATTTGGATGTTGAATAGAAGACATTTAGTATTGCACGATTTAAAATGTCAATGTGAATGCAGTGGGTATGTGAAGGGTACATACAGGCCGCCACCTTCACGCGCTCGTCCAAGAACGACATGTCCAAGAAAGGACACCCGTGCCACTCGACGTACcgtcttgatatttatttgataACGTTAATTCGCTAGTTTTACTGCTTTTATAACTCGttaatttcacatttcttttagatttGCACGTTCAATGTGCTTATGCGCACTTGAACTAACGTTACGGCCCCATATAAAATGGCTGTGCTAGCAAGCTGACTAGTTTAGCATGCtatcagctagttagctaatttCTGAAGGTCAGGATTGCTTTACATGCAGAATACTCCCTTCGCGCACACATTACAAGCTTCTGTAAGTCTATTTAGCTGTAGTGTCTAGCCTATGCTTTGAAAAGGtcgattttattttttattggttGCTTAGTTGATTTATATTTTTCATAGGCCAGCTGTCAGAGGACTACTTGCGCACAACCTAGCTAGCTTTTAGCTAACGTTACTTGGGCTGACGCCTAGCGCTTAAGCCATGTTTTGATTGTAACGTATTCCAGTTTATTGTGTGACTTCTTTGCCGTTAAATTACCCATGTTTTTAACAATAACCGATCATGCTTTCATTAATTGTAGGTGTCCAAGAATGTTGCCGCCGCCTGCGTAGGAGTGaatcacctccacacacacaaaccatgtcTTGCTGCGAAGACCGGTAAGTAGAGAGCGAATGGGGACTCAAGGAATGACCTTCTGTTCTTGGATCAGAAATCCTGTTTTGCCACAAGTTCCACTTGTTATGAGCAGGGCACATTAAGTTTAGATGACATTTGAAAACAATAACATAATGTTCTCTTAATTTGCCCCTGTATAAACTGAGATTACTCTATGGTGatattatatgaacaaaaatgaGAATCgttcttatttgtcacatgtgctgagtacagcaggtgtagaccttaccatgaaattattacttacaagcccttaaccaaaaatgcagtttgAAGAAAAGTATTTACAAAATAAAGTAAAGCGTAAAAGaacaacaataacgaggctatatacagggggtaccagtactgactcAATGTGATAGGAAACTCTgacaccactgataaatccactataattgagaatttcaataagcatttttctagggctggccatgctttccacctggctacccctaccccggtaaacatcactgcaccccccacagcaactcgcccaagccttccccatttctccttctcccaaatccagtgagctgatgttctgaaagagctgcaaaatctggacccctagaaataagccgggctagacaatctggaccctttctaaaattctgccgaaattgttgcaacccctaatactagcctgttcaacctctttcatgtcgtctgagattcccaaagattggaaagcagctgcggtcatccccctcttcaaaggggggaacactcttgacccaaactgctacagacctatatctatcctaccctgcctttctaaagtcttcgaaagccaagtcaaacagattaccgaccattttgaatcccaccgcaccttctctgctatgcaatctggtttcagagctggtgcaTGGGTGCACCtctgccacgctcaaggtcctaaatgatatcttaactgccatcgataagaaacaatactttgcagccgtattcattgacctggccaaggctttcgactctgtcaatcaccacatcctcatcggcagactcaatagtcttggtttctcaaatgattgcctcgcctggttcaccaactacttctcagagagttcag
Protein-coding regions in this window:
- the LOC106585175 gene encoding E3 ubiquitin-protein ligase RNF165 isoform X1 — its product is MVLVHVGYLVLPVFGSVRNRGSLFNRQQHSHATSCRHFQLGPHAPLPIDFPMPHPGQPQSGINPHLAPSGHQHPPQLHSPLNPLPPTPQFQDLLVPPFLPQALHQQYLLQQQILEAQNRRIMPPSSRRTPERMPHQPHRLRLGYEFVPALHVPPQPVGQQPRYLAEGTDWDLSVDTGLPPHQYHVRPLPQHFQHYLTSPRMHHFPRNSTTTQVVVHEIRNYPYPQLHLLALQGLNPSRHASAVRESYEELLQLEDRLGSVNRGAIQTTIERFTFPHKYKKRIPQDLKLGLEDEELDTDEKCTICLSMLEDGEDVRRLPCMHLFHQACVDQWLATSRKCPICRVDIETQLTPDS
- the LOC106585175 gene encoding E3 ubiquitin-protein ligase RNF165 isoform X2, with the translated sequence MVLVHVGYLVLPVFGSVRNRGSLFNRQQHSHATSCRHFQLGPHAPLPIDFPMPHPGQPQSGINPHLAPSGHQHPPQLHSPLNPLPPTPQFQDLLVPPFLPQALHQQYLLQQQILEAQNRRIMPPSRRTPERMPHQPHRLRLGYEFVPALHVPPQPVGQQPRYLAEGTDWDLSVDTGLPPHQYHVRPLPQHFQHYLTSPRMHHFPRNSTTTQVVVHEIRNYPYPQLHLLALQGLNPSRHASAVRESYEELLQLEDRLGSVNRGAIQTTIERFTFPHKYKKRIPQDLKLGLEDEELDTDEKCTICLSMLEDGEDVRRLPCMHLFHQACVDQWLATSRKCPICRVDIETQLTPDS